GTGACTGTGGTGTGATTTCCTCCTTCCATGAATCTTCTGTCAATCATTTGCTGAAGGACCTGAAAAGACATAGGACACTTAACACTTGGAATGGCCCCATGGTGTCCTATTAAAGCTCATTTTCCTCAATATTTTCTGAATCAGAGAGTTCACAAGGGCAATTAAAAATAAGGGGAAAGGTGACTTGTTTACTGAAATTAAACAAGAGGAACCGGGGATGACCggcggtacagatctcctgcccccttacccctttgttttgactgattgggggaggctcgggagtcacaGCAGACCAGCCgttcccagtttaaaaaaactctgggcatttatgtttcacagggtgcgaaagaaggacTTTGtaccttgcctggcagagaaactgtGTGCCTTgtgcccctcctgggcaatgACCACCCGCTcgcgactcccgagcctcccccgatctgtcaaaacaaagggggaaggagatcagGGAAGGCTCAGGAGTCTGAGTGGTGCACCTTtgcccaatttttaaaaactctgcacatttatgtttcacagggtgcgaaagaagggctttggacctttatacaatatgcatgtgtgcttgggcccatggtcttttgcctcaccatctcaactactgactccctgttgctactcagtttcaaaaaaaaaaaagtgtctctggattcattgaaaaaaatctggtaaccataatctAGACATCTTCAGTTCTAAAATCATAGTCATCATAATCATTCTGGCAGCACAACCATGAATGGTTGAAAACCTAATTTCCTTACCTCATCAAACGCATCCAAGGAGAGAGCTCTTATTTTCCTTTCAGATGCTGCAAATCTTTCAAAGCCAGGAGACATTAAAAGAAAAGTGACGTTGCATGAAAACGGGAAGTCAGTTTTGGGTGTGCTGGGTTATGAACACATGGTTTTCTATTGCTTGCAAATAATGGCTCTGGTGTCtgtgtccccttttccttgttatATTGGAAAGGAAGTAGGTATCATTCCATACATAATGCATGGGATTCTAGAAATGTTGTAACTGGAATATAAAAAGGGAAAGATGGCATTATAAATCTTCTCAGAAGAAGCTGATCTCAGTGTACTTCTGTTCCCTCATGAAATAATCCTGACTGCCAAGGGCAGGTGGGGAGAAGGTTCTCTCTTTCTGAAGGTCTTGTGGTCCCAGTGTGCTGTCAGTGGGGTGGCATTTCAGAGTCTGGTTCAATTAAAAGGTTGCATTTGGTGTTTGTTGCTCTCAGGTGGGCTGCTATATGATAGTTGTGTAAAGATTTGTTTACTTACTATATTCCTTGTGGAGGGAATAAGTCTTCCCTAGAGTTCATTAACTTGCATGAGGCACCTACATTATGTTTATCTTTATGATTTCAACAAGAAAAAGCAGCAAATGTAAGGGTTGCAGATCCATTAGAAGTCCATATTATCTGGGAGCTTTGACAAATATTCATTAGTTTTTAATTTTCAGCTGAgatcattgaattgtagaattgtagaggtggaagggacaacaagggtcatctagtccaaccccctgcaatgcaggaatctcagctaaagcatccatgacagatggccatccaacctctgcttaaagacctcaaaggaaggagagtccaccacttcctgagggagtctgttccactgtcaaatagctcttactgtcagaaaggtttcCTGTATGTctagtcggaatttcctttcttgtaacttgaagccattggttcgagatctaccctccagagcaggagaaaacaaacttgctccatcttccatgtgacagcccttgagatattgctaccatatctcctctcaatctcctcttttccaggctaaacacacccagttccttcaacctttGTTGAACCTTtgtttccagccccttgatcatcttggttgccctcctctgcacattaTATATTAGTgtggtttgcatgtgtgtgtgtgtgtgtgtgtgtgtgtgtgtgtgtgtcatctggtgctgaagtgacttcaaagcaatccattacaatctgttgcagcctctctctctctctctctctctctctctctctctctctctctctctctctctctctcacacacacacacacacacacacacacggacctGTAAATGTATTTGTGGTTGGCTACCCAGAATTTAAATACATGACATTTCACACatcctttcaaacacatgcatttgaagAGGAGGAAATGTGAACTTGTTTATTCTCTTTGACTTCTCAGTGGATTTTGATACCTTCAACAATTATATCCTTCTGAAGCAGGTGTCTGAGTTAGGGGTGGGCAGCTCTAGTATGAAGTGGTTCCGATCCTACTcggatggtcatttccagagggtgatgcttggggaatgCTCTTCAAAGTGGGGTTCCTGTACCCCCTGAGGCACTGCTAGTGTGTGGCTCCTTAGACCAAatagatgggaggttgcctgcccTTTCTGGGATTACACTttttctgaaggagcaggtacatagcttggggggtatttctggatcctttgctggtgctcgaggctcaggtggttTCAGTGGCATGGAGTGCTGTCCACCAGCTTTGGCTAGTGGACCAGtaatgcccctatctggacagggataagctaactactgttgtctgtgctctggtaacttctaggttagattattgcaatgtgttatatgttgggctgcctctgaaaactgttcagaaacttcagctggcacAACTTTGGTGGCCAgattgctcaccggggcaagatggtttgagcacattacactgatcctgggccaactacactggctgccaattagtgtctgggcccaattcaaagtgctggttttgaccaacacaaaaccttaaatggctcaggactgcaatacctcaaggccTCTCTCCATTTGACTCAaactggaccctgcaatcattctctgaggcccttctttgtcctcctcctccaagaGGGGTCCAGATGGTGGCAACACAAGTTTTCTGCAGTAGCTCTccaattgtggaatgctttcccagaTAATTTCCACTGGTGCCATCattacctttaggcaccaggtgaaaacgttcctctttaacaaGACCTTGGGggaagggttttgtttgtttattctttgtttttgttcttgtttttattacgtattttgtgtttttatcttgtatttttatgctgtgaacctctctgagatctacagatgaagggcactaTGCAAGTTAAATAAGTGAGTAagccagtcagtcagtcagtcaatcaatcaatcaatcaatcaatcatgacAACCATCTGGCCAGAAACAGACAAGGATTCCTTGGATCAAAATTTCTTTTTATGCATGTGATTCATAAATGAGATTTATATGCTCATAAATAACAAAAAGTTCTCTGAGAAATGTCCAGGAACTTTGGCATCTCATTGGCATCAGCTGTCTCGCCAGAACATATTTCACATCCTTGCACCTGATTGTGAGTCACAGAGTCACATTGGGGATGCTGACACCTTTATAataacatttattcatttttcaagcaaaacaaacaaacaaaaacatttcatatAAATTCATAACTTTTATTAATCAGTGGTATGTGACTCCCCCCCAGTCCCCTCCATCTGAATTTCATATCAAATCATCTTTGGCAGTTCCAAAATCCAATGCCTCATCAAAATCTAACTATATAAACTTAACCTATTCTCTAAACTTAACCTGTTCTCTACCTTTGACACCTTGTCCCTATCTGATTTAGTGAAGGTGGTCTTCAGCATGGTGTTGGAGAACCCtagaaccagtgctatttttctggtaAAAGAGGTGCTAGGACTCACCATGAACaactctcttgttctcttagaatggcaatggtgcccctctgagaggtgctagaactgtgTTCCAGtgattctcagcaggaaaaaaaagccTTGACTAGAACTGTTGACTATTGTCTAGGCCTAGGGGACTTCATTGTCATTGTGTATGCTGATGACCAGCTCTCACAGCTCTAGCTTGGGCCTTCATGACCACCATAATAGGCTGAtgaaaggcactctgtgccaaTGAAACCACCTGAGCTTCAAGCAATAGCAAAGggtccagaagtacccccaagctatgtaacccactccttcagaagaagtgtaaccccagagcaggcaacctcccatccatccagcctagggaaccacccagaaacagtgcctcagtcttgtcTGAATTGAGCTTCAGTTGTTGCCTCTCATCCAATCCATTATcaaggcaagacaatggtccagcacatccccagccacacctgcagatgtaaaggggAAGTAGAGctatgtgtcatcagcatattgctgacaacatactccaaaactctggataaccccactcagtggtttcatgttaaACAGCAAAGGGGATgaaattgaaccctgaggaaccacactttgaaggctccatggggctgaagagcactccccaagcatcaccctctagaAATGACCATTCAAGCAGGACTGGAACCACTTCAAAGTGGAACTAACTCAGATACCCGCTCCAGAAGTGGCTGATGGCATTGAAAGCTACTGAGAGGTCAAGGataattaacagggacacatttcccctgtctctctcctggcAGAGGTCTCCATACAGGGTGGAACCTGGCTTAAATCCTGATTGACATGTCCACCATTCATTAGTgagatttatatgctgctttataAGAAAAAGTTATTTCTGGGGTCAGAAAAACCCCATCATCTTATTAGCACCAATGGTCTCTTCAGAGCATGTTTCACATCCTTGTTCCTCAGGCTATATATCAGGGGGTTAAGCATGGGCATTATAATGGTATAAAACAAAGCAATCACTTTGTCCCCGTCTCGTGAGGACTTTGACCTTGGTCGCATGTACATGAAGATGGCTGTCCCATAAAATATGGCGACGACAGTGAGGTGGGATGCGCAGGTAGAGAATGCCTTGGCCCTTCCTTGGGCAGTTTGTATCCGCAGCACAGCTAAGAATATGTAGGTGTAGGAGACAATAATTAACAGGAAGGGAATGAAGACTATGATGATGCTGAAAACAAAGACAACCATTTCAGCAAGGTAAGTGTCGGTGGAAGCCAAAGACAACACTGCTGGCACCTCACAGAAATAATGGTTCAAGACGTTGGGACCACAGAAAGGCAATTGTAAGGTGAAAATGTTAATAATCATGGAGCTCATCAAACTGCTGCACCAGCAAAAAGCAGCCAGCAGAGCACAAAGCTTCCAGTTCATGATGGCTGTGTAAAGCAAAGGCTGACAGATGGCCACATACCGATCATAAGCCATGACGCCAAGCAGAAAGCACTCTGTCATGCCAAACGCCAGGGAAAAATACATCTGGATCGCACAACCCCAGAATAAGATAGTTTTCCTTCTGGTCACAAGGTTCACCAGCATCTGGGGGACATTGGTGGAGACATAATAAATGTCCAAGAAAGACAAATTGAtaaggaagaagtacatgggggtaTGAAGCCGAGGGTAAACTCTGACAACTGAGATGATGACGACGTTCCCAAACACTGTGAGCAGGTAACAAGCCAGAAACACCACAAAGAGCACCAGCTGCACCCTTGGATGATCGGAGAACCCCAAAAATATGAACTCGGTCacaaatgttttgttgcagccaacCATTTTCATTCACATTTAATCTGTGAGG
The nucleotide sequence above comes from Zootoca vivipara chromosome 1, rZooViv1.1, whole genome shotgun sequence. Encoded proteins:
- the LOC118090671 gene encoding olfactory receptor 2G3-like, producing MKMVGCNKTFVTEFIFLGFSDHPRVQLVLFVVFLACYLLTVFGNVVIISVVRVYPRLHTPMYFFLINLSFLDIYYVSTNVPQMLVNLVTRRKTILFWGCAIQMYFSLAFGMTECFLLGVMAYDRYVAICQPLLYTAIMNWKLCALLAAFCWCSSLMSSMIINIFTLQLPFCGPNVLNHYFCEVPAVLSLASTDTYLAEMVVFVFSIIIVFIPFLLIIVSYTYIFLAVLRIQTAQGRAKAFSTCASHLTVVAIFYGTAIFMYMRPRSKSSRDGDKVIALFYTIIMPMLNPLIYSLRNKDVKHALKRPLVLIR